A genomic window from Vitis riparia cultivar Riparia Gloire de Montpellier isolate 1030 chromosome 18, EGFV_Vit.rip_1.0, whole genome shotgun sequence includes:
- the LOC117905443 gene encoding putative receptor-like protein kinase At3g47110 → MGLALPNLRQLLLAENSFEGLIPSSLNNASEIQFLDLSSNLFQGSIPFLGNMNKLIMLNLGVNNLSSTTELNLQVFDSLTNCTLLESLILNSNKLAGDLPSSVANLSAHLQHFCIESNLFTGKLPRGIDKFQSLISLTMQQNLFTGEIPNIFGNLTQLYMLTLGYNQFSGRIPVSIGECQQLNTLGLSWNRLNGSIPIEIFSLSGLSKLWLEKNSLQGSLPIEVGSLKQLSLLNVSDNQFSGNITETIGNCLSLQTLSMARNGIMGSIPDKVGKLVALKSLDLSSNNLSGPIPEDLGSLKVLQSLNLSFNDLEGQVPRSGVFMNLSWDSLQGNDMLCGSDQEVAGKLRLHTCSTKKKQSKHFGLTISIAVVGFTLLMCVIFYSIWALVSRRRKKKGTKESSFPSFQGVS, encoded by the exons ATGGGTCTTGCTCTCCCTAATCTCAGGCAACTCTTGTTGGCTGAGAACAGCTTTGAAGGATTGATACCCAGTTCTTTAAACAATGCTTCAGAAATTCAGTTTCTTGACctctcttcaaatttatttcaaggGTCAATTCCTTTCCTTGGGAACATGAATAAACTTATCATGCTAAATCTAGGAGTGAATAATCTCTCTTCCACCACAGAGCTGAATCTTCAGGTATTCGATTCCCTCACAAACTGTACCCTATTGGAAAGCCTCATTCTGAATTCCAACAAACTGGCCGGCGACCTTCCAAGTTCAGTTGCAAATCTGTCAGCCCATCTTCAACATTTTTGCATTGAAAGCAATCTCTTTACTGGGAAATTACCCAGAGGAATTGATAAGTTTCAGAGCCTCATATCCTTGACTATGCAGCAAAATCTTTTCACAG GAGAAATTCCTAATATCTTTGGGAATCTTACACAATTGTATATGCTCACATTGGGATACAATCAGTTTTCTGGTAGAATCCCTGTGAGTATTGGTGAATGCCAGCAATTAAACACCCTGGGTCTATCTTGGAACAGGCTAAATGGCAGCATACCAATAGAGATTTTCTCACTCTCTGGTCTCAGTAAACTATGGTTAGAAAAAAATTCTCTGCAGGGTTCTCTCCCCATTGAAGTCGGTAGCCTGAAGCAGCTCTCCTTATTGAATGTTTCTGACAACCAGTTCTCCGGAAACATCACAGAAACAATTGGCAACTGCTTAAGTTTGCAAACTCTTAGCATGGCAAGAAATGGAATAATGGGCTCAATACCGGATAAAGTGGGCAAACTAGTGGCATTGAAGAGCTTGGATCTTTCTTCCAACAATCTCTCTGGCCCAATCCCCGAAGATTTGGGGAGTCTTAAGGTTTTGCAAAGCTTAAATTTGTCTTTCAATGACTTGGAAGGACAAGTTCCAAGGAGTGGGGTGTTCATGAATCTTAGCTGGGATTCTCTCCAAGGAAATGATATGCTTTGTGGAAGTGACCAAGAGGTTGCAGGGAAGCTGAGACTCCATACATGTAGTACAAAGAAGAAGCAAAGCAAGCATTTTGGACTCACCATCAGCATTGCAGTTGTGGGCTTCACTTTGTTAATGTGTGTAATCTTCTATTCCATATGGGCATTGGTCTCccgaagaaggaaaaagaagggGACAAAGGAAAGTTCTTTCCCGTCCTTTCAAGGGGTTTCCTGA